A window from Bufo bufo chromosome 1, aBufBuf1.1, whole genome shotgun sequence encodes these proteins:
- the CALML4 gene encoding calmodulin-like protein 4 isoform X1 → MTKFLSQDDIQKFKECFTLYDKKGKGKIPAPDLLTVMRCLGACPTPVEVARHLQVHKIGKDGELDFSTFLTIMYRQQKQEDPENEILVAMLMTDRQKKGVIPLDELKAKLTRIGEKLTPEEVDDLFRDVEVGPDGMVKYEDFVKKMTLPLPDY, encoded by the exons AGTTCAAGGAATGTTTTACTCTATATGATAAAAAGGGAAAGGGCAAGATTCCTGCTCCAGACCTTCTGACTGTCATGCGTTGCTTGGGCGCTTGTCCTACCCCTGTAGAAGTTGCCCGTCACCTCCAAGTGCATAAAATTG GTAAAGATGGAGAATTGGATTTTTCAACCTTCTTGACCATTATGTACCGtcagcagaagcaggaagacccagAGAATGAGATCCTTGTGGCCATGCTGATGACAGACAGGCAAAAGAAAGGAGTGATCCCTCTGGACGAGCTCAAGGCTAAACTAACCAGAATAGGAGAAAAGTTAACACCTGAAGAAG TGGATGATCTCTTTCGAGATGTTGAGGTAGGACCTGATGGAATGGTGAAGTATGAAGACTTTGTGAAGAAGATGACACTGCCATTACCAGACTACTAA
- the CALML4 gene encoding calmodulin-like protein 4 isoform X2: protein MYRQQKQEDPENEILVAMLMTDRQKKGVIPLDELKAKLTRIGEKLTPEEVDDLFRDVEVGPDGMVKYEDFVKKMTLPLPDY, encoded by the exons ATGTACCGtcagcagaagcaggaagacccagAGAATGAGATCCTTGTGGCCATGCTGATGACAGACAGGCAAAAGAAAGGAGTGATCCCTCTGGACGAGCTCAAGGCTAAACTAACCAGAATAGGAGAAAAGTTAACACCTGAAGAAG TGGATGATCTCTTTCGAGATGTTGAGGTAGGACCTGATGGAATGGTGAAGTATGAAGACTTTGTGAAGAAGATGACACTGCCATTACCAGACTACTAA